Genomic segment of Malania oleifera isolate guangnan ecotype guangnan chromosome 7, ASM2987363v1, whole genome shotgun sequence:
CCAAAACATGGGAATCAGTTCTGCTTTCAATGGCAGTAAAACTCACTTGAGAAAGTTTAAGAAGTTCAAGGAAGTTTAGAATCCAAGGGAATTCGAACTGTCACATGGTTCAGCAATGATAGTAGGAGAGAAACTGCCTGAACAATTTTTCCAACTCTTCCCATCAAGTTGAACAAAGTTCCAAACTCAGCAAACATACATTGACAAAAATGTATTTTAATCTATATAATGAAActacaaaatcaaaatttgacAGCTTGTGGTGAATATATGGAAAACGTTACAagaatgaaagaaataaaaggagTGAATAAATATACATCATCTCAATGTCAGCCTATTATTCACATAGAGAGAAAACTATACAAGGTGTAAAAAGCTTAAATGAACCTGCTTGTAAGTGCTGAAGCACTGAACGAGTAATCTGGCCCCCATAATATTGGAAAGTCCCATTACTCAGGTGGCCTAGTCTCCCCAAACCATCGTGGAGGATCAAATCCAGACCCACCTGAAAAGTCACATAGGACTTCACATTAAATTGCAAATAGGTTGTGTAGAAGTTTTTCACTTTAAGGGCAGTTTGGATCAAGGAGTTTGTTTgaggaaagaaaaggaagaatAAGAAACCATATTTTCTCTCTACATCAAATagcattaaaaatgaaaaattattctaatatgattaaaaatgaagaaaaatcaaatgttaatcatgtacaaaataaaaattttatccaTACATgtgctatatattttatttttgctctCACTTTCCTCAACAACCAAGCTTGAAAAAATGGATTCCTTTATATTTCCTTACCCTTTCCCATCTATATCCCAGGTTCCAAACATAAcctaaaaggaaaaaggaaaaagaaagaatttgatctttcGGCTTACAAATGTAACAAAAAAGAGTGGAAGTGCTACCAAGGGGATTGCAGCGGCAGAGACGCCAACCAGTCAAAATGGTGCCCTTAACAACTCCATATTTCTTGTAAGCTTCCATGGAATACTCACTACATGTTGGAACATAGCGACAACTATTTGGCAACAGCGGCGAGATTTCACCTGCTTATTACCAAATTTTGTGATCACATAGttatatttttctttaatattgtAATTAGTGCACCATAAAAATACATCATAATTCAATAAAGAAAGtaattataaataggacacttaATCTATAATcagaaattaaacaaaaatatcatttataaccAGAAATTAAATCACACCCAGCAAATATCACTCACTTTTGTAGAACCTCAACGTAGACAATGCGGCCTTAACCCCCAAATTGTTCACTTCGTCACCTGTTTGAAGATTCAACACCCAATAAGATTtcaaaatcaagagagagagagagagagagagagagagagagagagagagagagagagagagagagagagagagagagagagaaagcgagACCTTGTGGAGCGTTGCGGGCAGAGTTTTTTTCCAATTGATTGTAGACGGGGATGAACTGGGGGCTCCGCAGTGTCTTGATAGAGGTGCGGAAGCTGAGGGGCTTTTGAAAAGCCAGAGATTTGGGGAAATTGAAGCTTCTATTTTCAGGAAATGACGCGGGAGAGAAGGGTTTGTGAGAGCGCGCTGGAAGAAGGAGAACACCCGCCATTCTTGCTCAGCCTGGGCCCGAATGACGTAGCTTAGCGTTTTACTTAGACGGCAGACGCTCCCTGGACCGGCGAAGCCTTGGAAAGAGAATAATGGGAGTTTTTTTTTccgaatttaaatttattttaattgaaaatatttggGAAAAGTCTGGGGTGAAACTTGATTTCCACGATTGATACTTTAAAAAAATACGCGGGATGATCCTGCATTTTTTTAACGAAAAGACGCTGAATGGTCCAGTGTCTTTTGTTTTGAGGGAGTTCACCTCTCGCTGATGCATAGCAGTTAAAAAACGCTACTTGGAGTACTATTTTTTTGCTCTAATATTTcatttcttccttcttcctctctCTGCAATTCGCGGAGGAGGCTAAGAGCGAAGAGAATGGAGAGGAGGGTAGTACAGAGGAGACGATTTGATGTAAAGTGAAGTTAAGGGTGAACGTTGGTTTCAGATTGTACAATCTGAATATTTTGCCACGAAATACAGTATGAACGTTGTAAAGGTAGTATATAAAGAAGGAAGATGAGGTATGGTTTCTTATATCAAACCTTATTCTTATTTTGCTAAGATTCTAAAATTTGAGTTAAAATTTATGTTAGTTTGTAGTAGAAACTAATATTTTATACGTtgaatttggttatattgaagtAAATTTTGTGATTTGAAGCATCCTTTAGAATCCCCAATTTGaggttaggaatttttttttatgtcagaattttttcatattaaatttatttgaataaatgatgaatgcatatgaAATTTTATATTTGATAGCATGGAATTATATTATacgatttgtattttttttatcttttatttttgttacAATAACATGTTTGATAGCACAAAATTAGATtatattatttgaatttttaatttttgtgatAAAATTTGAGGTGCTTGTTGTgcttagattaaaaaaaaaaattgagtttgtgATTAAGAGATTCTAAAAGTTTTAGTTTTAGAAGTACCACAATTTTCAACATTATTTTTCTAATACAAAATGGAGTTGTTCCTAAGTTGCTCAGACCTCCCCATCACTTCCCATTCGAATGCAATGCTAGTCACAAGCATGACTACTAATGTTTAAGAAAAATATGTTGACTTTTCGAATTCAATCTCTCTTTTGATGCAGACAAAACACTAGTATTTTATGTGTGTTTAAGTTTGTGAACACGTTTACAATATAGCACACACATGAGGTTCAGAAGAAATGGAAGCATGAAAAATACAAAGAACACATTTACTTGACAAATTCCATAAAAGACTaagaagaagcaaaagaagatTGAGGACATTAATtgtttttaaattgtatatgtatttagtttgttgtctataataattgcatgacatgcatgatgtgattgatAAGCTCAACACGACCATAGGGAATCAGACAAGGACCATAGCTGACCTTAGGATACAAAATCTTTAGTGAAAAAATCTCTCACTTAAAAACCATACTCATACATTTAAAGAGAAATTTCGTTAAGGTCAAAATCAGGAGCAAAATAGGAATTTCACTTGCCTCGGTCGTTCGACcatcgcaaggtcatttgaccttggtcgactgaactgagaAGTTTACCAAAGTCAAAgtttcagtcaaccgaacccttgcgttataaatgccttggtcgaccgaaccataaagtgTCTGACACCCTAACAACTGGGTCGCCAAATGTGTAGTTCAAATTagccttggtcaatcgaaccatatGAGCGGCCAACCGAACCTCagctatggtcgaccgaacctacaaagggcTCAAAATCGCCCTAAAACGGTCAACCATATCCATAGTTCAAAATTatcatggtcgactgaacttggcaaagtggtcgaccaaacctctgaggttggcgaaatttttaccgcaattaaataaggttaattttcattaaacataattaaacaattttcaaaataccattgatgtccccaacggttatatttttagcaaaatctatatatacctctcCCCATTTGCCTTGATTAaggatattaattttttattagcaaaaattctctccaaAATATTTTGTGCAATAATTTTATactctttgattttcaagtataTTTGATTCTCTTTCTCAttattcctttgcaaaatcatcttagaaagagaaagcatattgttttcatcctcttcatttgcaaacccattgcaacttgaagagtgatcGATAAACATTCTTGTGGacatattttcatatatttcaaaagcctatactctctcattcatatttgtaaattttttagagagtaagcttgagttctttccttattatttcattcatagATATTGTTGGGAAGACTCTTCATTAGCTTGTGAAttttgcatccttattgcaagattcaaaagcttgctttgagtttttgataaaaccatttttgcaagcttaaaccctaatatctactGTGCTCGatacttgaaaaatacttttgaagaTATTTTATTAGGATTTCAAAGATTCTTTGATAAATACATTTGGTCTCACATACTCATATTCACATATTACTGAGAGTTAAAATATAGTTTActcattctcacattgagcttttacttcatatcatacgtgagtgcatttgtgcttcatcttgtacacatctgcttttgtAGAAGCGTTCTGTTTGTATGAAAAATTTCATATATGTTATATTTCCGACGgatggtcggaagagggagattagccttgTGAACAATCCTAAATTGCTTTAACTCAATTAGGAGAGCAtaggactggttcagacccgattaAGAGAATTAAGTGCATCATCCCGGTAAGGTGTTAATTATAATAGGTGTCGCTTCACcccgtgaagtgagcaactagtaggatcctcttacttgtgagcttaaggcggggacgtaatgTAGtgatcaaacaaaaaaaaatgaaaaaattaaaataataaaataataataataataatagtaataataagtaaataaaataaaatttaaaattaaaataaaataaaataactaactaaactaagtaattaattaaataatgaaaatcattgattaaattatataataaaacatattaatatatattaatataatataatatattattataataaataaataagtgaagatcctgaagcttctagcttcagaaTCCCTTTGGTTTCAAAACAAATTCACGCCCCACCCTGAGAGTGCTTCCTGCGGCCAACGCTCCttccgtctccatctctctccctCACTCAATTTCTCGACAGATTTGCGGCGGATagggaaacagaaggtgtcattggattcttAGTTCCGCCGTcgacatttttactggagcggatttgtcgtaggaatGGCTTAGGCTTTATTCTTAGGGTAagacaattttttcctaatttctcaattttgctttaaatctgtcGTTAAATCAACGATTGGGCACCACCACGGTgtcctagtcgcgatcgtcataatttttccaaaagtaaattttcaattggggttttctagacctcacttcaaagcgagagtaagatttgagaaatttggcaaattggttatatttgagggtataaccatttatttggaatttatggccctaaaaaatattaaaataatattttatttagggttaatttaacaaaattaaaaactttgatttagggttcgggtgagcgccgcagacatTTTTTCGAGGTCCCTGTCagtgtagttcaaggattcaagtaagggggaaattatgtattaaatcagattttatgaaattaaaggtaataaattatgttatatcatatgcatgttttggtgtgaattataaaatgtcaaccatgtaaaactatgttttctgagcctaggattgcttgtgtaactatgtatatgtgaaagtaaacggatgaaagtgaaaagtgatttctgaggaattatgtaagaaatgaaatgtattttcagcatataaatattaaatatgggTTGaactattttacaggaatatgtatgaattttattgttaaattgtgtggcatgagattctatgcaaatatatgttaaatgtattagATGTaggctaaataagtaaagtattgagaataaaatatgttatggattatgttgcttgtgtatgctaaatgcaaccatgtaaatgtaagacagttgaaagacagacatgttagtagatctagcacatttctatgtagactaattgatgacagctaaaaggagttgtaagctaactgatgatggctaaagaccagttgtagtacaaagaaaatgaaatgaaaatttcatgtaatgacaatgaaatgacaatagaatgaaatgacaaatgtgaacgatgaaatGTTGAAGATTACGTAAactgaaatgcaatgaaatgttaagctataaacatgaatagatgtgaatgattggataatgacagaaagaataatgtattatgttattaaaggtatctatgtatgtagaacatgttatgattgggtggggtgtactcttcgcctgagggtttgttgagtaaggcgagtgctcTAGGGTAggaggaacctacttgtataggtgggtagatttccctatccttagggcttttgccgataagctattgttgaacagtgtgagtatgagattaatttaacacttgagggcttactgagtaaggtgagtgtcgtGGTATGTTTCAATTGTGATCTTCGGGTTgtctaagtatcagagcagaggggtgctacttctATGGGCGGGTGATCACCCCTACTTgcgtaatctcatgggttaaacctttgcatgtgattggtaggttcagagaatgatttcagtattaAGTTAATGacttgcaaatgttattaaaatgatatttatttacctcatgttagccacatgctgttttaatatatatatatatatatatatatatatatatatatatatatatttcttcccttactgaaatgtgtctcacctgaatacgattatttctttttcaagacatcctcgagattgggcttaaagagctcgagggtttttagactTTTCGAGAACTATTAAGAGAAATggtatatactgataatactttggggaatgtaaatatttatattttaaggctattgagtaaggaatgattatgaaaatactgaaatgttttgaaaGTTATgaagatttatggaaatgcaggtaatggatgattactatggattatagataggaattagtaaactctggtattatggtattatatgtatggagattatgtttatattttccgctgcatatgttatgaattatggattatctggaatttatcaggtataacgcaccaaacccgagattaagggttcggggcgttacagatggtatcagagccatgattttgggattttgagaatttaggaaatgatttataccagagtataggaatgagttaggatgaaaaataggagatgAGTAGGTTAGGCGTTGAGAAGTaagtatggtgtagggaagtataggattttgtcttatagcttggaggtagaaatcccttggcAGACTTCTGTGATTTCCTGATTCAGTCGACGGTCTCAGAAAAttacggtaaatccatcgacaatgatgtttcttagccgtaagactggtccttatatgaagAACTTTGATGtttattggatttaaatttaacGACTGTGTTGATTAGGTTATGATAATGGGATTCTAAATTCCTTTATATCCTATTTTTCTAgatggatcctagagatgaggacatagaggctgaaggaagagaaGATTCAGATACTTCTAGTAaagaggacattgatacctccaAGGTGCTGCGGGGGTATAGTCCACCAGGTTAGGGCAAAGATGAAGAAGGAACCTAAAGAACAAAACTGTCCACCTACAGGTCAGAGTTGCAATATTaaagagtttatgaggatgaaccctccaaccTTTGCAGGAGGACCTGATCTAGTGGCTGCGGATAACTGGGTACAGGAAATAAAGGATACTCGACTGCACGGACGAGTAGAAGGTCCATTATGCCGCCTTCAAAATGGCTAGCGAAGCGAAGCGTTGGTGGCTCTCTGCTAAGCTACTAAAGGATCAGAGGGTGGTAAGGATAGCTTTTacctaggagagattcaaggagcttttctttgacaagtattttccttcatctttcagagaggaaaagattgaggagttcactAGTCTGACCCAGGGGGATATGAGAGTTGTGGAGTATGCGGCTAAATTTGTGGAACTGTTGTGTTTCGCTCCATTTCTGGTCCcaaatgaagtaaagaaggctaggaaatttgaggaaGGCCTGAGGCGCAAGATCTATGAGCTGGTGGTCGGGTTTCAAGTCTAGAGTTTTTTAGAACTAGTTGATAAGGCCTTGGTGTTGGAGAAGATTATTCAGAGCAGCACTGAGCCTTCATAgtagaagaagagacctgcaccatctagtttcTAGTCTAAGACCAGTTAAGGACCAGCCAAGAAAGGGAAGGAAACAGTGGGCTCTGTATGCCCGaagtgtaataagaggcataaggGTGAATGCTGGTTTGACACTCCGAATTTCTATAGGTGCGGCAAGTCAGGGCATATCAAGAAGGATTGTCAAGAACCATTGCCTATGGCATCTGTTTAGAATCAGGATCGGGGAAAACAGCAGGTACCACGtggaagaggtgctccacctTGACTATACACACTtcgagctgaggaggatgccatcagagaagtAGGTATGGGATTATATTTAAGATAGTGATAATTTAACTTAATGaaaaatgattgaatgattaatatgatgatatgtatgttgagttcttatgatggtagttagcaaatgaatttaagtaatatgaaaggatgattagttagtaaaatttcaaggacgaaatttcttaaggagggaaGAATTTAATGTATTGATCcaacaaaactaaaaaaaataaaaaaaaaataatagtaataataaataaataaaatttaaaattaaattaaattaaattaaataactaaataaattaagtaattaattaaataatgaaaatcattaattaaattataaataaaacatattaatataatataatatattattataataaataaataagtaaagatCCTGAAGCTTCCAACTTCAGGATCCATTTGGTTTCAAAACAAACTCACGCAACCCTCCCTGAGAGTGCTTCCTGTGGCCAATGCTCcttccatctccgtctctctccctctctcaatttctcgacggatttgtggtagatcgggaaacggaaggtgccattaGATTCTTAGttccgccaccgatatttctattgGAGCGAATTTGTTGTGAGAGTGGCTTAGACCctat
This window contains:
- the LOC131160471 gene encoding UPF0161 protein At3g09310, with translation MAGVLLLPARSHKPFSPASFPENRSFNFPKSLAFQKPLSFRTSIKTLRSPQFIPVYNQLEKNSARNAPQGDEVNNLGVKAALSTLRFYKSEISPLLPNSCRYVPTCSEYSMEAYKKYGVVKGTILTGWRLCRCNPLGGSGFDPPRWFGETRPPE